The following DNA comes from Musa acuminata AAA Group cultivar baxijiao chromosome BXJ1-4, Cavendish_Baxijiao_AAA, whole genome shotgun sequence.
ATGATCCATATTGCCCTGCGGTAACTAACTTTCACTTCCCCATAAACTATGATGGAGTCTGCTTTCAGACTAGTAGAatgaagctgaatatcatgattgtTCAATGAGTGAACAAAAGAGAAAGGGCCAGTAGGCTTATTTTTCCAATTCCGTATAGAACTGAAGTCATGTTAAACATTTCTAAAAATACAAGAGCTATCAACAAAAATACATATAGGAAAAGAGGACATCCTCAGccaaaaaaggaacaaaactctGGACATGTATCCTTCCATACAAGACTAGACTCAAACTTCAAAGATCATTTAATCGTAAGGTTCAGTCTAACAAGCTCCTGAAGCTTCCTGGGAATAGATAATCAGGCTATACTAATCTTGACTGATCATGGAAAACTTGCGGGCAACAAAAAGAACATTTCCAATTGGAGGGGTTTGCAGTTAGCCAAATCCTattcatatataataaataataggaCGCGCTAGTTCAAGACACAAGTCACAAGCACCAACGACAGCTCCAAAAACAATCCCATATATGTTTTAGTGATAACGCCACCAAATAATTCAAGACCGCGTACAAATAAGTGGCTTCCTCAATCAAAACAGAGAAGTCTCAAGAATTGCTGATGAAATTACATTTAAAGAGAGAATGTAGCAGCAAGTGCGGCAATTCTTTATAGCAAATTTCCTATAACCCAATATAAAAACATCTAGCCAGTAAGCTGGTCGTCTAAACCGAACTATCAACCCAAGTAATGGTTTaaagaaaggaagaggaagatTTCAAACACAAATGAAAACTCAAACAAACAGAAAAGATGAGGGATTAACAAGTTCGCTCATAATATTGTTACCACCAATGAACACCAAAAACGCATCTACACAAACCCAAAAAATCGAAGCTAAATCCTAATGGTCGGTAAAGCTATTGACTACAACCGCAACAATAATCCGAAGATGAGACCGGAAGATGAGTAATGATCCGATCGGCCGTAAATCGAGAGGCAACAAAAGATCAGCAATCTACAAGAAAAGAAAGATCGCACACATAATTCGGTAGAAAACGAAAGATTAAAGATCTAATCCACCGAGGCAGTAAACCAAAACCCTAGCTCATAATTTATCCTCGAAGAATCACGAACCAAAATCAAACAGCCAAATCGAACCATCACGAGAAAACGAGAGGAAACAGGCGGTCGGAAACAGGGAGAAGGCAATGCAGCGGAGGACCAAGAGGAGAAGAGATCACAGTATAATTCGAGAGAAGCGAAGGGCTTGGGGATTACCGCCTGGGAAGGACGAAACCCTAGATTCCGGATTCCGAGGATGATGAGACCGTCCCCCTTCTCGTATCGATCACGCCTTCCACCGTCCCTCACGCTCCACCcccttcttccctctcttcttcgtcGAACCAAAGCGCTCTCCCCACCTCCTCTCTATTGCTTGCTCATCATATTCCATCGTACTGAAGTTATATTTCGTTCCCATAAATGAtcgtgataataataataattgatttattcCCACCACGTGCGAGTGAGGGGAAGCACGTGCCGGCAGCGAAGGAGGGATTCGGCAAGTCGGAGGAATCGGTCGGAGCCGGTGCGACGCGATTGGAATATTCCGACTCGAGAGAGACAGATGGGTATATCGTTTGGTGGGTGCGTTTCGGGTGAATAAAAAAGCCGTCTCAAAGACATTAGCACTCAAAATTGGGCTCTTTGGGCCGAGTTTAGAGCCCATCAAAGGACCCACCATTCACAAATTCTATTTACAGGCAATCAACTGACATCGTGGGTCGGCTATTCGGCCTCAGATAGTGGAGGGGCCCACCATTGGTGGGGGCCTCAAACGAGGATTTCCAGCATGAAGCGCGTGGGATCGAAGGTGGGGAGGAAGCCGAACCCGTTAGCCAAGGATAGTTCCTTCCCACGGGAGCTTTGTGATCCGCTACGAGACCAGAAATGTCGTCCGTGCTAGTTGAGCCACTATATCTGAACGCGTGGCGAAAACACTCGTGTAGTTATCTGGACGCGACGCCGCACATCCAACCCAACCCTAACTCTATTTAAATCGTTCTCTGGCGATCGAAGCTGCGCCGCGCCCGCGGAACATAGTGAGAGGATGATACACATTTTTGTCGGCGATGGAGGGCGGAGGAGAAGTACGACCGGAAGCATCCGGCGGTGGAGTGGATCCTCCAGGGCGCGCAGGAGATGCAGATGAATCTATTCGACGACTTACATGTCGGTGACGACTCTTCATCCTTAACCCTAGCCTTCTAAGGATACTATTTATGGTGTTCTGTTCCCTGACATCCATTGATCTATTTCAAACTCTTTTGTCGTATCCAAAAGAACTGCAAAAGAAGTTCTCTTTTGGTATAAAGCTACCCAATCCCAACCAATATGTTTTGAAGAGCCGatgctgctttttttttttttgcgaaaATTGTTCTTTTTATGAAGAGTTAATTTGCCAGAAGTTAAGAGGAATGTTAGAGGTGTACAAGAAGTTAGAGGAATTATGGATCATCGCGTGATCCCTGATAATGGAGGTCTACAAATTAGGTTTTTGGTTGTGCCTCATTACTTGTTGCAGAAAGCTGCTTCCTGTTGAAGACACGGCATCTCTTAATGATAGCAGCCGTGAGCCTGTCGATTTTTATGTAGAGGAAAAGAAATACACTTGTCACGCCTCTTGTTGCAAATTTACATTGCCATCATGTTGTTAAAAAATGATTGCGCCTGTCCACTCTAGGCTTGTCATTATCCATCTGTCAACATCTGGAAGGCATGTGCGGCAGTGTTTTAAGTACTAGAACACACCAACTTCCATATTAGATAAAATTGAGCTTCTTATAGAAGTAATCTGGAGCCATCTTCCATCATTTGTGTGCTGCTACTGTTTTAGGGATTGTTAACTTATTGTATCTTCCTTAAATATGTGGATATAACCCCTGGGTGAACAACTATGGGCCATAGGGCCAATAAGTGGGTCAAGTGCCATTTTTGAATCCACAGGTGGGTGATTCGAAGTAGGTTATTTCTCAGGTGGCTGAACTATAATTAGAGACACTGAGTGTTAGTTCTTTTCTGACCTTTTTCCCCACAATAGAGATGCACACACTCCTGTTTGGTTGAATGGGGGGATGCTTGTGTCAAGAGCTTCATATAAGTTGTGACTTGTAAGTAGTAGTCCATAGTTGTGGTAGCATTGAGAACTTTACTGGTTGAGCATTTTGCTCCCTCTTTTGGTGCTTTCCTAGACATCTGTCACTTTTTTTTGTTTGTCAGATCTGTATCCGTTACCTTATCTTTTAGCATACTATGTGCAAGTTATTCTCCAATTTATGTATTATCAGGTATTTATTAATGCAGTTCAGCACCAATATTTCGTAGTCTACTCTTATTTCTTGGTTTGTAGACGACACGAGCATGGTGCTAAAGTAATATGCTTTTGTCTGTTGACATGTCATTCGGCATTTTATTGTCTAATGATGACTAACAAAAGTGACagcatgtatatttatacattttaGTGGAACTTGATGTATATAATAAAATGTTTTGTTTAAACATTTTTTATGAAAACCTCGTCTATAGTATTCACTTTTGCAATTTCAGATGTGGTGTGTGGAATGTTCTCTGCACTTTACATTTGGTCAAATTGTTGCACTTGCTTtaaaaatatggcaatcatattctTTGCCTGAGATTTTACCTAGGAAATTATGCCAGTTAAGTGGGCTAATGTGTTAAAGAAATTGTCGGTTAGATGTTTATGTGAAGTGCTTAAAATATTTGTTACTTGCAACTTAAACTTGAAATGGTGTGTGAGCAATGACTTTGCTAGTTGATCATTTTTCTCTCATTTTTGGATTCTGTTTGGATAATAATTTATGGAGAGAGCAGAAcagaagagaaaggaaggaagAGAAGACATGGGTATCTTATTTTCTCTTGGACACAAGGAGAGAATGAAGGAAATGCCATCTTTCCTCTTGTTTTATTTAGTAAATGTGTTAGTTATTCTCGAATTTATGTATATTAGTTAATGCAGTTCAGCACCAATATTTCGTAGTCTACTCTTATTTCTTGGTTTGTAGACTACACGAGCATGGTGCTACAGTAACATACTTTTGCCTAATGACATGTCATTTGGCATTTTCTTGTCTAATGATGACCAACAAAAGTGACAGCATGTATGTTTTAGTAGTTTAGCAGAACTTGATGCCGATAATAATTAAACACTTTTCCTATGAAGACAAGATAGAGAAGGGAAGATAAAACACGAGAATCTTATTTTCTCTTCCACTTTTTGGTAAATAGGAAATGCCATATTTTTCTCATGTTTAATTTAGTAAAATTAGAGGAGCAGAGAAATTTTAGGtaaataagaaaaacaaaatatatGGATTATCTGTTTGCCTCAACATCTATCTCTCCCATTTCTGAGAGAAGCATAAAGGTTCTCAAGAACCATCCAAGCAATCTAAAATTATGAACTAAAACGTGCCATCTCTTCATTGACTAAACTGTGATTGTGTCATGCTTAGTTAACTTATTGTCTcacatctttttttattttttacatgtCACCGGAGAATACTTTGATTATGCAATTTATCTTCTCTCTTTATTTTCAGTTTGGAGAGCCTTAAGGCAGTGCACAGCAGCTCCCAGAGTTGGCACCAACACCAGAGTGGCAGAAACTCCTTGATCATCGACGGAACATTAAGGTCACCAGGATGCCCACGGAAGAGAACATGTTCTAGCCCGTAGGTCGTGCAAAGCAGCTCCCAGAGTCGGCACCAACCTCAGAGCAACAGAAACTCAAAGACTGGCATTTTGACTTAGTTTTACCAGTTAATGCTTGGCAAAGCTGTAGCTGTTGGTTTGCTGTTATCATCTTCAGCCATCGATGAAGAACCCAATTATACATGCAGTGAAGATTTGCAGATGAATCCTGGTACTCATGAAACTGCAGTGCTAGTTGAGGAGGCTCCAGTACCAGCACAGAAGCGTGAATGAACAGCCTCAGATGCATGATGCAAGGTCTATCTATGATCATACCTTTGGCAAAGAAGTTTCTCCGGTCGAATGGGCAAAGGATTATGTATTCTCGGAAAGGAAGCTTCCCGTGAGTCCCATTTAACCGAATGTGGCATCAGGACATCTGTGAGATAAAAGGCAAGTCTTTTTCTCTCTCTGAACTAAGAGTTCAGAGACTTGGGAGACGCGTGCCTTGACCACCGTCTCAGGCTCGGGGAACATACTCCCCACGATTAGATACGAATCCATGACTTAAGACCTCCTTACTGTAACACTGAGGTGCATGAAACTTAAACAAAGTACCTAAGACATAGGGTGTCTATTTATTTATGTTCTCGCAGATGTTTCAGTCTTATTTGTCCGCCACTTCTTTTCTACTCTCTCACGTCACAGGTCACTCGTCAAACGTTTGTCAACGCGACCCGAGATGACGGGAAGAGACATCTTCCACGTTGTTCCCGTAAAATAGATGGAGAAGCGAGCACTAAAATGCCTTGTTTATCTCTGCAAGAACTGATTAAAATCCCAAGCTGTTCCCTTTTTAGTAGAGCTATCTATAATGAAAGCCAATTGATATGATCCAATTTCTCATCAATTTGATTCAGTGAAACTGACTCCAGCTGAATTGCATCCGGAATAGAAAAGTTCGTGAAGTAATTAGAACTCGGACGAGAGAAAATTTCCTAAAGTCAGGAAATACTTTTAATTCAAGTTAGAAGTCGGAATTTATCCAATAAAGCCCCTTCTTCCCTCCTAAGATCATATTTGTACACATTGTAGACGTCAAAAGCTCACAAGTGTTCATTTAATaaatctcaatatatatatatatatatatatatatatatatatatatgagaagggCATTTTACATGACGTTATGCTTTTGATAATTGGTTTAACTAGAAAATATAACTTTAGATATGTTTGTTATTGCGGTACATGTCATGTGctatattataaatgttgattgagCTTCATTCGTCAAGTTccgattaataaaataataataattatattaaatgaAATAATCATTGCAAGATGTCATGAATCAAATCAGAGTTGTTAAGGGAACATGAAGCATAAGAAGTCAAATAGGGGGGGCAGCGGTAGAACTCTTTTGTTTCTTGGTTTTCCATATAAACCAAATGTCACCTTAGACCAGACGAAGTTTCTCCGAACAAAAGTACATCTTACCGACATTGATAACGGGCGCTTCCAATTGTAATCATCGGTCAAAGCATGAGTAGTAGTAACTCACGTCATCATCAACCCTCGCAAATCCTCGTACAGTATCAGAGCTGCACGCAAAGCGGACTGTGGAGAGAGAACGCCGAGGAGCTGCCGTGCTCATGTTGCCCAGGTATCTCTTACGCCCAAACATATGGGAGACGGCACCTGCGATCCTCTCTGTGATAGAAAGGTAAGAACATGACGTGCAGCCAACAACccgggaaagaaagaagaaagagacgCTCTTATGATTGTCTTCTCTCCCGTGATTGGCGCCACATCTTCCATATGGGGATTAGATCATTGAGTTTAGTTAGAGATATGACTTCTGTCAGCTAATTCTTGAAATGTCAGCCATCAGTTTCCACAAATGCGTCCGCGATGATGAGAACCTGCTTGGACTTATCTCCAGTTTATGTACGAATCGAGCATAACATGTGTTCATGGCTGATCCTTCCAGCTGTTTGAAAGATACAGGACACTTTAGTGAAGGTGACATTTCCATTCTTCGAGCTAAAGCTTCTCGGCAGTTCTTGATGATCGTGAAAACATGGAATTTATGTAGCTACTTCGAATACATCTGTTGTTGATGATTACATCATTGACACTATTGTAGATCCTCGATGCTCCACATGTAATCACCGCTTAGCAGGTCGGCTGATGCCCATCCACCTTGCTCAAAGTCACCATAGTTTGTGGGACAAGTGCTTGGAGACTCCGTCCAACCGGCGCCGGTGGCACCATGAACGTCGAGGACCTGCTCGTCAAACTGGACCATCTCGCCGCCTTGCACGGTGGTGAAGAACGAGAACTGAGTCAGCAGCGAGTCATCCTCCGACGTCGACGTCGATGACGACGATACGGCAGCCATCTTTTCCGGGCAGGGCGGGAGTAGCTGCGAGAGCGAGTAGGGCGGAGGGTCGGCGGAAGGAGCGCTGCCGGAGGCCGCCCGGATCCGCTCTAGGAGGCGAGGCATCCACAGATGCTGCGTGGCGTCCCTGAACGTCTTGCTGTTCACGTCGCACCGCAGTTGCTTGGCGTGTTTCTGCACGCGAgtcctccagtagttcttgatttcGTTGTCGGTCCGGCCCGGTAGGCAACGTGCTATTTTCGACCACCTGTTGTTGGATGCGGCAACCAATATGTATGAGGTGAACGTCGACATGCGCAGAATTGCACCATGTGACAAGGTGAAGGTTACCGATTTCCCCAGCGAGATTGGAGCTCGAGGATGAGGAGCTGCTCATCGGGCGTGATGTTTCCTCGCCGGATGTCCGGGCGAAGATAGTTGAGCCATCGAAGCCTGCAGCTCTTTCCTGTTCGTTTCAGACCTGTTCCAAGGAAGAATGATGCACTCATGATACAGAGAGATCCATTCAAACATTCCAGAAAAGAAATTGGTACCCGCAAGACGAGCGAGGGCGTTCCACTGGCCATCGCCATGCTCGGTGACGTATTTGATGAGTACTAGGTCTTCTTCTACGGTCCAAGGCCCTCTCCTCAGTTCCTCCATCTCCTCACCTGATGGTGGCTGTATGGCGGAGGCAGGCAGCCTTATATGCACATCGATCCTACTCCAGTGAACGTCTCCCTGCTTCGATAGCTACGTAGGAGGGAAGAAAGTTTGACGggtagagagcgagagagaggcgTCGAGCGACGTGATTGGGAGGCAGATGGCGACGAGGTTGAAGCTACCAGATTAACAGGATGCATGCATGATGCTGACGCTGGGCGTGGGAAACGAGACGTGTGGTTAGTCAACAAGTGTGGTGGGGGGGGAGGGAAGAGGCGCGGTTTGACGAGCGAGCTAAAACCAAGTAAAGAGTGACTTCCTCTGTTTCCCCTCTCAAGCTGGCTTGCTCATGGCGAAAGCAGAATGGGTTATGTAAGATTGACGCGCAGCAGTACCAGTGGACCGCAAGCCACCGATATGTGGATATTTAGAGTGGAAGCAGTGACAGAATTCGCCGGATTCAGTGAAGAAGACTTGTGTAATTATTGCGTGGGGATCTAATTATTGAGAGTGCTTCACGGAGTCGCGCATTCTTAAGTCATCACAGAGGAGTGACAGTGACGGAGAGGAAAATGTGTAGCACAGCAGTGGGTCAAAGGTGGAGAGCTGTGCCCCACACGAACATAATAAGTGCACTACCTCCAAAAGTAGGACATGACGAAGACGCAGAAGTGAGTTCGGTGACACAGAGAAGTCGGCTGAGATGAGATCGATGCGTCTCCTTGCATCGTTGACTCCTCCCCTGTTTTGGTTCCCTAAACCTCTGTTGCAGAGCACAAAGCTTGGAAATATGGTGACATGTTATTAAGGTTGGGAATATCACATATGTTTTCTTAACAGCTGCAATGATGGACGGTATAGTGGAGAGCATGCAAATATTGGAAGTAGATGAGGTGTCTAAGGTTTGTCTGGTGAGGCTTCTTCTTAAGTTAGACTCCGTAGAATGAGAGTATAGAAGCTTCTTAGAGTAAAGGTGTGAGAatgaaactctctctctctctctctctctctctctctcttttaattGTATCAAAAGGTTCCTTTTATAATGTTAGAGTAATAAGACTGTGTTAGaaatcatatttatatttttaatataaatttagaaaaaaaatttgagTGAATGTAtagtttatgaaatatttttagtGCTTAGTAACTGatagatgaaaattatattttaaatgtgtattGACGTGGGTGtcatttggtaaaattatatttcaaaagtttattgaatattattaggtgataaaattatattttctaatattttaagatttattcaaaagtatatatatattatttaaattattatttataaaaaaaattatgtggctcatatatataataaaaaaatataatcatataaataaatataaaataattttttaaaaataaataaataaaattttagactTGTAAGATAAGAGACGACAACAAAAATAGAGAGAATGGATGAGAAAATGAGGATTATAGTTTCTATGATATAGTGATAATCTTATGTTCCCAAAACGTACTCTAAAAATATTACGCTAAAGAAGATTCACTAAAttcaaaatgttaaaaaaaataaaaatctaaccaTTTTATTTTGATGGTGACTTAGCAGGgtattagtttgactaataaaattcGTCGTAAGTTGGAGGTTGATTCATCGTAGGTTGGAGGCCGACTCAAGTCGAGTAAGTTGATTTATATCGAAAGATGGAATTCaaatgtcaaaattttattgATTCAAATTGTTTGTTAGcaccaaaggaaaaaaaaaaacataaaagatcGAAAGGTATTGCGACAGCGTTTGAAGAAATGGAAGCCAACACTCGATGCGCTATAGAAGTCATGAAACAAAACAAATAGAGGAGAAATTGGAGAAGAGCAGAACGTGAACAAAGGGTTTAGATTATGACATTTCAATTAGCTACCGAACCAATGTTTATGACTTCAAATTCTGCAAAGGCTATCCAATAGATCAACGTGAGACTTGTCTACTCCTAATTGACAGCTCTATAAGGACGTCCTTTGCGTTAGGTGGATCGATGCTATCTATTATCATTGAGATTTTGTACATGTCACGCGATCGCTTGACCATTTCTAAGAGATGCAGTCAAAATCATCATCTTCTATGCAATGTGTAAACAACGAATAAAATAGGAATTATGTCCATTATCTTCTAACGAGGACTGAGTAGAAGAAGTCAACATATGTACTCTCATGAAAGAACATTGCACCCCACTTCAATTTTCAACTAATGTGGATATATTTAATCATCCATGAATCATAGTTATATAAGCTGAATTAGCTTGTT
Coding sequences within:
- the LOC135659915 gene encoding transcription factor JAMYB-like, with amino-acid sequence MEELRRGPWTVEEDLVLIKYVTEHGDGQWNALARLAGLKRTGKSCRLRWLNYLRPDIRRGNITPDEQLLILELQSRWGNRWSKIARCLPGRTDNEIKNYWRTRVQKHAKQLRCDVNSKTFRDATQHLWMPRLLERIRAASGSAPSADPPPYSLSQLLPPCPEKMAAVSSSSTSTSEDDSLLTQFSFFTTVQGGEMVQFDEQVLDVHGATGAGWTESPSTCPTNYGDFEQGGWASADLLSGDYMWSIEDLQ